The Salvelinus namaycush isolate Seneca chromosome 19, SaNama_1.0, whole genome shotgun sequence DNA window tggtccgagtttggtgggtggttctgtaacggcagccttccctctcttcactataagagagggtgaaacagggatcggaccaacacgcagcgtagccagtgctcaacatgtttaattaaacaaaaacagtgaacacttacaacgaacaaaataacaaaatgtggcaaaccgaaacagtcctatctggtgcagaatacaaacacagagacaggaaacaaccacccacaatccccaacacaaaacaagccacctatatatgattctcaatcagggacaacgattgacagctgtctctgattgagaaccatattaggctggacacagaaacagactaactagacacacaacatagaattcccacccagctcacgtcctgaccaacactaaacaagcaaaacacataagaactctggtcaggacgttacaacaaTGTTACATTCACTCCTGAGGAGTTTCAAATAGTTGTTAGAGCTGTCCCTAAAGGTGTTATTCTTCttttaggagaatataacaataCTCCAAGTGCAACTGTTGAGGATTTTGTAGCCTCAATACAGTTAGAAGGAATTTACATTTTAAACTATAAATGTAATAACGTGTATATAAAAAAACAATATGTCAATATcctaggacaagtgaactggaacAAAGGCTTGTTGTTGTCTGGCAAATATTTTATATCTAATAAGGTGAAGTATATAAACTCATTCATAGAATCTACCCTATAAAGACCTTTATTATACACAGATTTAAAATAGCTAttgataacaaatgtgtattttgtggttgtgacccagaaactcttgaccatttattttgggactGTTCTTATGTCAGATGATTTTGGAGTGAGTTCATGTTCATTTGAAAGACTCtgatattatgttttattttgatccaaatgatatggaccctgattttaactttcattgttcatttgtttatcTTTCATGGCATATTCTTTATCCATAAAATGAAATGGGCGGAGTACAAACTGCTCTTCACATTGTTTAAGATAGAattgaaatattattttgaaatgatCAGTCAGTATAAAAACCAAAAAGCATCTCGATATGTAATACCCGTCTGTTAGGTTTATGTACTCTTGTTGTATGATTATGTTTTGGTATTTGTTTTGTTCatgataataatatatatatttttaaattataaaaaaatataatgaATAAagcagtgcatggagaatggtgttctctatagaaaaaagaaagtagatgctttttccacttggaaccagTAGGTTCGCTCGACCATATTCAGGGTTTCTTCACGCTTAAAGGTGATGGAATTAATTAGAGAATGAAGTCAAGGACAGAATATAGCATATCTGTAGAGCAGAGttggctggtgggaggagctataggaggacgttCTTATTGTAATGGCTCGAATGAcaaatggaatggagtcaaacatgtcATACCTTCCCGTTTATTCAATTCCAGAAATTACAATGatcctgtcctcctatagctccacccaccagcctccactgctgtagaCACCTCCACCTTGATTTATTCAAGCTCCACCTTAGACGAATAGTGGGTGAATCTCATGCTATTCTTATGCTTAAGTTCAAGGTTAGAATACACATAGAGAGAAAAGCCATAAAAAGGGAATAACGTTCCATTTACGGTGCGGTTAACTGGAGTTGGAATCTGGGCCTATGTGCTGCCTTGTCACCTCAACACCTCAACGATTTAGGACCAGGCCAGTCAAGTAGGCCAGGAAAAGCCAATGTTGTTTTATTTGTAGAATGCTTAGTAACAGATGTAGCTCAATACTGTTGTTTAGGAGGTGAGGGTGAACAAATTCACATTGTCAAGTCTAGTGAGTCAcacactatgtactgtattttctTGAAACAACGGCTTGTGGGTTAATGTTGATCAGTGctgtagtggggggggggggggggtaaactaATCACCAGTTGTGTTGAAAAATTTAACGCTCCCTATACTTTCAATGCTTTTTTCCATGAAAAAAAGGTGGGTAAACCACTGCACCACTGATGTAGATTGTAGTCAGCGGATATGAGTCAGAAAGAATATTGAGTCATAAGAGTGGTCATCACTGAGTGTTTATCAAGAGAGTGCAAAAAGCTCTTTGAAACATGAGCTGTTGATTGTAGCTGCAAGTAGCACTCTGGTAACCTTAACTAACAGATGGTCTGGTCACAGGACAGATGACAGTTGACCCCTATGCTGACAAACAGCATCATGcttacacacaacaacacagcatcaTCCTCTGAAACACTTACTACAGTGGAACCAGTGGAACCAACACTGATGGACATATAGTTTCATCCTTTGATAGCAAGGGGACTACACAGACAGCAATTTTTTGTAGTTTAGGCTTGTAGATCATGAcacagtgtgtgtcagtgtgaagAGCTAGTAGCTGTTAGAACATACTGAGGGGGTTTCTTATTGATCTCTCTGATGTGACTGCAGTCACAGTCTGCCACATTACCCATGACTATCCAGCACTCTGTCTGTCCAAACCCCAGGGGTCAAGCTGTTCAAGAGCCAATCAAAAGTATCCTtccctgaggaggaggaagagaaagaggaggagggggaggagaaagaggaggaggaagacaagCAGAAGAACTGGGATCCAAAGTGAAGAGGAACACAAACTGTAGATCCATGTTTCTGATGGTTAAAAGTTCAAACACATGACTGGGTTAAGAACTCTTGGTTAGAAATGTATCTACACTTGATCAGGTTATCATTTCTAACCTGATAATCCATTTTATTCAGCCTTGTATTGTTGAGGTCAAGAAAGGACAATTTAATTAATTTCTCTGTATCTCAAACTCTTCTTTTAAGTCTTGGTTATGTATGGTTGATTATCGTTATATATTGTAATAAGAGAGTATGTGGGGAATATCAACAGCAATACTGACTGATATGCAGTTAACGTTCACTGGAAATATACAGATTTTAGTTTTCATTTTGTTATAAAAGAAAATAACATCTACTTCTATTTTTGGCATCTCACATTGTCATCTCATAATGTAAAAGCACTTGCTGATATTTCACATATATTTTTGTAGTATTTTATACTGAAACTGGGCTTTTGTGCATACAGTATAGCAGACTTGTGTACTACACTGAGGTACGAACAAAGACATCCTGCAAACAAGGGTCTTTTCTGGAGTGTCTTATGTCCTAATAAAGTTACTCATTTTATGAACACTTGGCGAAACCTGTATGTTTTTTCATCATTCATTATTGTACAAAAATGACGAACAAATGTCCTTTCAAAAGCCTCATGGACACGTAATATAACATCTATTGCCAAACCCTCTCTTCTGAATGGCAGGCATCATTATTTTAGTAGGCTAATTGTTATCTCAGCAAATGAATTATGGGAAGATTtcataacacaaaataaaaatatgtacCCATACATGTAGTTAGTGTATTTCTTACGTCAATAAAGGGAGTGTAACTGTATGTAAACAGCATTACAAGGGGAAAGGTATGCAACAGCACCCCCAAGTGGGTAATATTAAGTTACATTAGAGGCCAACGTTCCAATATTACCTCTAgagcaggcctgggcaattattttcTATGtagggccacattagaatatattcttgccatcgcgggccagaatcatattacaggattatacaaCATGGgtatgactgtgttgacagatatatctactgtaaatcatgtccagatatgctacttattttacttttttaacgTGCACAGAAGTAAATCACATCCAcgttctccttttggtaggtattttcatcattaaacatgcaatgaactacacaGAGGGAAgagtacactgtgcattcagcaccacggacaaaactcttgttaacgggtatgcacaaaaacacaagaaagagagagagctcaacattacatttaaactactcaatcaatgtgaggagtgaagtctctgatgtgCATTGACTAGAGCactgaagtcaggtatagtttctgacgtcgctatgcgcaggattgctgagaggtgagagtcagtaagagtttctgtgccttgacttgttatatttcatcactgaaaatgtctgttcacatacataggttgacccaaacaatacaaacatcttctgagcatgactcctaatctttggaaggttttgttcatcgagagatgcatagaacctcgtcagtgacattggagaactattcaaaacaatcactgcatcagactgaaggtcgataagctcaagttgcaggtcagtgggagcgttatccacattgaaggcgaaaggagaggaaacgaacagcatgtcattttccaacactttgaaatcctcaaaacgacAAAAAAACTCACAGTTCAAAGCACACAGCAgtgatgtatacttctcccgctggtcatctcatagggaacagactagtagtgtcggaaggtgggtgagattgttggcttctacttggtgggccaggaggagtaattttcccttgaaggctttgacaaggctgtacatctgatgtgcaaaaagacccttcccttgtagtttggaattcagttcattcatgagggccatgatgtccacGGTGAAGGTAAAATCAGCCAATCATTCCTTATCTTGCAGTTAAGGGAAATCCACATGTTCCTTTAatttgcaaaaactcagcaatctccgacttcagatcccacacccttttaagcaccttccccaaactcagccatctcactGTCATGAcatggccctttctgggtatagagcgtggcatcctcctctctctctctcctacacccaggttctgttatctcacgtcgtaaattcctgcaggagactctctcctcctggccatgcagtatatatagagagagtttcagagtagaacaaaggaacttcttctacatcacagaacttgagaactgaacaatatccatgttttggagaatgtgtaaatggtcggtggagaagccagctacgacccggtccattttgtttaatgtttttgacctcatgaaagacaatacagccacattaccataactctgctTATACAGGTGCCTCCATTATGAGGTTTgcgtctaattattgtataaaatgaatgagtaaagatgaaactatttgtgaaatgatgtaatgatgttaatgtgagagaattgtattccctttaacgtttaactaagtcattggcccgcccccaTGAGCACATAATAAaacgaataaaacccccacctgaAGAAACCCTCTTCAGACCATGCgtacctcggtcagctgagggggcgaaggtttgagtagagaccacaaAAACCTTAGTGTCCGCTAAGGTTAcaatggttgttgaattcctaatCATACCATGTGGAGCCTTGGCTACACAGGTGGAAATGGAAATCTTAGacactaattactagtctgcagctagaaattatgtaccATTGGATgagaagaccgacaaccgccaaatgtctataagaacatttctgaatggtactctgaagtatccattctaaccacgaaagacttcagggaagcagagagacgctcggatgaactttccaacagaaggactgacgattccaacagagatcacggcGACACAatgggcgtaaatatatattgattgcaattgttcccgaatgagtgagcgttcatgtgcaaaggattagcatttcaattaatataattatcaactgtgtagtgactctTTTGTAATTCCCAcccttctcagtccacacccacttccctttgtccaccaagccgtcacaTTGGCTGAGCCCACTAGGGAActtcccctatcatttccttgtaaccataactactgtttgtttgtttgtgcatttctgtgattatttagttagttagtaaatgaatgattaagacaattgatgtatggatgattcatagtaaaggctgggttcgtgcagataagcaacaatttacgacgtttgtaatgagactaacgtgaggtaaagaataattaattaaaagactaattgatcagatataaaaatatctgaagagttatattaggaaaattataactttgtaactgaagattttccttggtgccccaacttcctagttaattacatttacatgattagtttaatcacgtaataataattacggagaattgatttgataaaataacattcttcaatttaatgatgccaaagacgcGACATCGcgtttgtgtggtaggggagatctgcatgacccgactctgtctcttccaacagtgagacaaactgcctgtggtttaaagattttgctcttatgaagtttaccactttagtaactttatccacaacatggctcattttcagaaaacatttacagagcacctcctgatgaataatgcaatgcaggGGGAAAAAATCTGATCTGGGTTCAACTCAGCTACTTGATCTTGCATCCAGTTTTTTAATGTCAAGTTTGGGCGCCTatcagtggtcacactggataacttttcaaaacttattaacctcctccaataaatatttctctgtggttgtgctcttcattgactgcactgaagcaagctcctctgtaactccaaagtctggggttatgcctcgtaagaatatcaacaactgcgccgtgtcacgtgcatcactgctctcatccagggccaTGGAGAAATAAGTGAAATCCTTTACTTTGTCTTTCAATTGTTGCTCCATATTCTCTGCGATGTCCTCAACAcacagggaaacattttcaaacatctctttcttgtcggggcaaagtattgctgcagagtcaattaaacattctttaaTGAATTCGGCCTCCGCGAATGGCTTGCTATGTTTAGCATTTTTGTGGGACAGTACGTAGCTAGCTCTCGCAATTCCGTCGTTTGCTGAATGCAGCtttgtgaaaagtccttgctccttttgcaactgagaaagcaactctttTGATGCACTTGCCCTCTGCCCAGAAGAcattcctatatttctctgcatgcttcgtctggaagtgtcgggacaaattgtagtctttcaagacagTGATGTTCTCtttgcacactaagcacacagctttccctgatacctcaaTAAAGAAATATTTCAATGTCCACTCTTGTtggaacaccctacattcattgtctactttccttttctttgaaaACCTCCTCTTTGCgcaatttctagctagctactatttgtaactgtgacgtGTGTCATCCTGTCAGTTACTGTCTGTCCTCGTGCGGTTGTTATTTATACAttccttcaaaataaatgttccacaagcggtgggagttaaatcattacGGAAAGGCAAGTATTCATTGGGCTTTAAATTTGAACAACAAATACGTTCTTCAAAACTTTACTATCACAAATTCTTtatgtgatctgagcatgattccgcGGGCCGTATTGAATCAGGTCGCGGGCCGCATATGCCCCCCGGGCCGGCCTTTGCCCAGGCCTGGTCTAGAGTCAAATCTGTGTATGTCAACAGATCAACAGAGAACACTATCGTGACCGTCCTATTCTCACACTTGCAGTCTAATATAGTGAGTGTGTACGGTGCAGACCCATCTAAAAGACCGAATGAAAATAGACAGATAAATAGACCATAAAGACTGAATGAAAATAGACAAAAAACACTTCCGGTGAAAAGTGGAGCATGAAGACCCCTATCTTtaataaataacaataaaacCAATCAGAACAATTTtacaataaaaaaacaaaacaaatataatgCCTGTTGAATCAGGAAGTGGCAGTGTTGTTGGGTAGCCTATCAAAATCAAGGGCTCTGAAGAGAGTCCTCCCCCTGCTCAAGGACTGGCTCAGGGCTTTCTCCTGCAAGCAACAACAGTtaccatgacaacacagcatcACTCAGCTGTAACCTTGACAACCCTCCACTCGGCAGCTATCTATCTCTTCGACACTTGGTCACAGATGGCTGTAACTGACAACACAATTATAGAAACGAGAAAAATACCACATAGCTATAGCTTACTGAGAGGGCAACAGCATTGTTAAAAGGCATGACTGTTGGTTTCACTGTGCTATTGtgctgtgttgtattgtgttgtattgcaTTGCATGTTGTTGTGTTGCGTTATGTTACGTTGCACTACATTATGTTGCATTGTTGTATTGTACATTCTATCGTATATTGTGTCGTATATCATATCGTATATTGTATCATATCATATCGCTAGCTAGCATTCCTACCGTTCCATGGTAGGTGTTCAGGAGAGATGGAACCATGTGATGTTGTCTCTTTATCCTCAGACGGTGACAGAGGCCTGTGAGGACTGTGGTCCAGCTCTGAGTCCTCCTGGGAAGAGTTATTGgagtttgtgtttgtgttgttcATCAGTTCATTGAAGGGCTCTGATTGAAGCTCCTGGCTGTGTCTCTCAGGGCTGGTGTGAGTCAACGTAACCTCTGTGTTCATCAGGGACTCCTCCTCTGGGTCAGAAGTCAACTCAGCTTGCTCTTTCCTCGCCAACTCTGAAGAAACGAGATAACACAAGCAACAGGAATGAACCTGTAATGTCATGTCATAGTCTTCTGACAATGGAAAGAACATAAAACACTGAAAGAAGGATAGGTATTCAGGTgagtgaagaagaaaaaaaaggaagaagagcaacaacaacaactataccTTGTACAGAGAGCTCCTTCCATCTGTCTTTGTTGTATTGGATGACCTCTGCCAGTGTGTGTCTGACCCGTTTCAGGTCGATGCCAGTCAGGCTATAGTCTGTAGTGAGCCCCTGGTCAACTCCCTGGCTGGACCCTCGACCACTGTGTCTCTGGACTGACTCCACCACCGACCCACTACCTGTCAAACTGAACCAACAAGCAACATACAACAGAAACTCTGTCAAATTACGTCCATTCTGTCAAATATATGTTGACGCCGTAAGTCAGAATGACAATGACACCAACTCTTTGTgtggctgtcctaatatggacataTTATATAGAACAGAAAACACTGGAGTAATACTTGGTTGCTTATTCCACAACATAGAACGACCATAGAGATAGAAGACAGAGAAATTCTGAGTGTGAGTGGTACTGGTGATACTGGTAGGCATTTTGAATACGTCAGAGATGCTAATCTGGGAAAACTGAGCCGGGAAAACTGGGATTTTCCAGTTTATAATAATGGGAATGTGTCTCACCTTGACCTGCGGACACCAGTGTCGTGTGACTTTAAGGTATCCTCTATGAGAGGTGTAATGATCTTCTCTGTCGTgtccaccaacacagagaatGTGGGTTCTACTATGAAGTCAATGAAccctgggagacagacagagaaactgaTGATTGTACTTTTCAGAGAAACAGGAGAAAAAAACTGTGTGTGATGTTACAGCAAATGTAATTTATGATGACAGACAGTGAAGTTTCCCATGCCTTATCGTAGCAAGGGAAAAATATCTGATCATTTCTCAAATGTCCACATGGTGGCGCATTTGCGCTATGGCCTGTCTGAGTACACAAACCCTTCAGAGCTGTATGAAACAGctcacaggggggggggggggcaataacAGGGTGTGATGCTCACCTATTTGTGACTGGGCAATCATGGTAGCTTTACGATCACACAGAGGAGAGAATGGCAGCCCTAACTCAACCTCCTTATCGCcctgtaaaaaacaacaacaataccaGCCTTTATAACCATATCAATGCAGAATGGCAGGAGTGGCtctactgtataatgtaatatgATTCACTACAATACCCATAATGCTCAATGTAACATATCCAGTTGATCCAAGTGAAGATATTCCTAAAGCTATTGGAATGGTATCCCATATCCTTAGCAATACAGGATACATACATAATACAGTGGTCAAGTTTCCCTCTCCCATGGTATCTGTCAGGGACTTTAGGGTGGGACGTTTGTACTGTACCTGTCTGAAGAACTCCTCCATCAGGGCCTGTGTCCATCGGTAGTGCAGCTTCCAGGCCTTGGCTGGGTGGCTGATGTCAGCTGCATGCAGCATCAGAGATAGGGCTTTAGCCTTGTCTACTCTGTAGAAACAACAGTACATCAGCTAacacaaatacatacatacatacatgcatacatgcaggcgggcgggcgggcgggcgggcgggcgggcgggcaggcaggcaggcaggcaggcaggcaggcaggcaggcaggcaaaacTCAGTCAAAACAGAAAATGTATGTCAGTCTGTCTCTTGTGAAAACGGTGAACAACTTGTGAACATTTCTGAATTATAATAATCTACAGTCTGCTGTCATTCTGATCTAAGAATATTACTCCTGCTTattatgaagaaaaaatacatctgtttaactTTGGTGTAAACTAAAGGTGTGTTTTGAATaatttttgttgtattaatgctatttaatctctcctcagactaatattattctgtttgtcctgtgggtacctttgccactgttccaccccttgtgtattgcgctgtcatggtgtatttgtattattgaaaataagaaatcCATGACTACTGTTGATGGGGGTCGTCTAATTTTGGAAAGGAAGATGGTATCAGATAGAGCCATGACTGGACTATTTTACAGGCACATCCTGCGTCAACCCAGATCAGTTGGCTCTGCAAAAGGCAAAATAGTGTATGTGCCTTGTGGAGATTACCCTTATCAACCATactagtagcagtactaccactacaatagatagatagatagatagatagatagatagatagatagatagatagatagatagatagatagatagatagatagatagatagatagatagatagatagatagatagatagatagatagatagatagatagatagatagatagatagatagatagatcatACAGGGACACATAAAGGATCAAGATGAAAGGCATGGTCCAGAGAGCTGGGGCTATAGGTTAGAAGTTAGGGTTTAGCAGTTGGGGCTAAGGGTTCAGGGGTCGTAGGTCAGGGTCCAGAGACAGTCCACTCACCCCTCGGGCTGCTGCAGGGCGTTCCTCATGGTTTTGATCTGCTGGAAATGGCAGGACATGTCTGTACTCATCACCATCTCAATCACCAGGGTCCGCagttctctgacagacagacagattagagTTAGGTGAAAGAGAAATGGCAGGACATGTCTGTACTCATTACTATCTCAATCATCAGGATCCGTAGCTCtctggaaacacacacaggagaacagGGTCAGTTTCCACCTAGCCACTCCAGCTGTTCTTGGATTCTCAAGGACAAGAACACAGTGTGATGTCTAGCACCGCTTCTTCATGACAAACCCCAGTCATTAGCATAGCATTTCTATACAGTACATAATGATCGGGGTGAGCTGTGGAACTTTCCATAATCACTGAATCACAGCCAGAAGATGACTGACCACCCCTTAGAGCCTGGTTTctctccaggtttcttcctaggttcctgcatttccagggagtttttcctagccactgtgcttctacatttgCATCGCTTGCtctttggtgttttaggctgggtttctgtataagcacttcgtgacatctgctgatgttaaaagggctttataaatacactatctatacaaaagtatgtggacacccctctgctatttcagccacaactgttgctgacaggtgtacacaattgagcacacagccatgcaatctccatagacaaacattggcagtagaatggccttactggagagctcagtgactttcaacgtggcacagtcataggatgccacctttccaacaagtcagttcatcaaatttctgccctgctagagctgccccggtcaactgtaagtgctgttaatgtgaagtgaaaacgtctaggagcaacaacggctcagccgcaaagtggtaggccacaaagctcacagaacggggtcgccgagtg harbors:
- the LOC120063783 gene encoding calcium/calmodulin-dependent 3',5'-cyclic nucleotide phosphodiesterase 1A-like yields the protein MEEYVTIKRKLLHRPVFRLRCLVKQLDKGEVNVVDLRKNIEYAASVLEAVYIDETRRLLDTEDELSDIQADSVPMEVRDWLASTFTRKMGVVRRRPEEKPRFRSIVHAVQAGIFVERMYRRTSNMAGLTYPPAAIAALKDVDKWSFDVFALHEASSEHALKFLVYELLTRYDLINRFRIPVSSLVSFVEALEVGYSKHRNPYHNLIHAADVTQTAHYLMLHTGIMHWLTELDILAMVFAAAIHDFEHTGTTNNFHIQTRSEVAILYNDRSVLENHHVSAAYRLMQEDEMNILVNLSKDDWRELRTLVIEMVMSTDMSCHFQQIKTMRNALQQPEGVDKAKALSLMLHAADISHPAKAWKLHYRWTQALMEEFFRQGDKEVELGLPFSPLCDRKATMIAQSQIGFIDFIVEPTFSVLVDTTEKIITPLIEDTLKSHDTGVRRSSLTGSGSVVESVQRHSGRGSSQGVDQGLTTDYSLTGIDLKRVRHTLAEVIQYNKDRWKELSVQELARKEQAELTSDPEEESLMNTEVTLTHTSPERHSQELQSEPFNELMNNTNTNSNNSSQEDSELDHSPHRPLSPSEDKETTSHGSISPEHLPWNGRNAS